From a region of the Takifugu flavidus isolate HTHZ2018 chromosome 18, ASM371156v2, whole genome shotgun sequence genome:
- the LOC130514797 gene encoding protein phosphatase 1 regulatory subunit 29 codes for MQRSATNSAPFFLILSSLLFISHFPYIVKGDCWLIEGDKGYVWLAICSQNQPPYETIPQHINNTVHDLRLNENKLKVVLFSSMYRFTNLTDLNLTKNEISYIEDGAFAGQANLQVLQLGYNKLTNLTEGMMRGLGHLQCLFLQHNLIEVIASNAFWECPSLSSIDLSSNKLARIDPSTFTILSRLMVCELAANPFHCGCDLYSFLIWLESFNNVTHTYDRLQCETPREMFGYPLLVAAGHSGRNAKNILYHHCRDGVMIPGMTSLPPDLDGPSGIGPEVFGGLGPYHQPTTSSSSTEHSFIPSIKLHHVSLSSASLLVQIPKPYLKMYILTQYNYTYVSDVMNLRNKKEMITLNKLKPHTNYTFCVASIRNSQRYNHTCLQFSTRAQDTFPTPSTTTHYIMTIVGCLFGMLIILGFVYYCLRKKRVHDEKKKSICVKKTILEMRYGPEVAAAVANDPAAVHKLQEQSREQHQYQHHHGGKLPMSTSSSSGMLHSANTSSSRLSSIPQVEKMGAAFSEAMGTNKGNYMDVRSGMERLGDGGHAGRRGLDLRDDDGTDVCDDSDDDGRGSASEISTIAMEVDKVNQIINNCIDALKLDAAAVATSGASSNPTASSNPTSPPPTSTASLTRGLIPLSQGLTETGHIITPNKIPAPPPLPALNAPLSERPGISGGGFVVSPPYRPPPPATAVRPIQRQMSADAAMVNVNAVKKQCSTTSCGSAGQDRDRGGARVYSLDVPEPRSPDACNQKQQQFPERASPVGCGEPLERLPLVGSGSCGGGGGGGCDSGGVGAQHQENQKPYHYHQQQQMQQQHQQQLKVQQDYHCSEHRHSVPALYYEGSHQGSPAQRVSFLKPLTRSRRDAASYSQLSPARHHSSNSGYSSSPEYSSESTLRIWERFRPYRKGQRDESCYVTAGNALRKKVQFAKGEDLHDILDYWKGVSAQQKL; via the exons ATGCAGCGTTCGGCCACCAACTCTGCTCCATTTTTCCTtattctctcctcccttttgTTTATCTCACATTTTCCCTACATTGTCAAAGGTGATTGCTGGCTAATTGAGGGGGACAAAGGCTACGTGTGGTTGGCTATCTGCAGTCAGAACCAACCACCATATGAGACTATTCCTCAGCACATCAACAACACGGTCCATGACCTGAGACTAAATGAGAACAAGCTAAAAGTGGTGCTCTTCAGCTCCATGTACCGCTTCACCAACCTGACTGACCTGAACCTCACCAAGAATGAAATCAGCTATATTGAAGATGGAGCCTTTGCAGGACAGGCCAACCTACAG GTTCTTCAACTGGGCTACAACAAATTGACAAACTTAACGGAAGGAATGATGAGAGGTCTTGGCCACCTGCAGTGCCTTTTCCTGCAGCACAACCTGATTGAAGTTATAGCcagcaatgcattctgggagtgCCCAAGCCTCAGCAGCATCGACCTGTCATCCAACAAACTGGCCCGCATCGACCCGTCCACGTTCACCATTCTCAGTCGGTTGATGGTGTGCGAACTGGCAGCAAACCCTTTCCACTGTGGCTGCGACCTTTACAGCTTCCTGATCTGGTTGGAGTCCTTTAACAATGTCACACACACCTACGATCGCCTCCAATGTGAGACCCCCCGAGAGATGTTTGGCTACCCCTTACTCGTTGCTGCTGGTCATTCTGGGCGTAACGCAAAAAACATTTTGTACCACCACTGTCGAGATGGGGTGATGATTCCAGGGATGACATCGCTCCCACCAGATCTGGATGGTCCGTCTGGAATCGGTCCAGAGGTGTTTGGTGGTTTGGGACCATATCACCAGCCAACCACCTCCTCATCATCAACTGAACACAGTTTCATTCCCAGCATCAAACTTCATCATGTCTCTTTGTCGTCTGCCTCTCTTCTAGTGCAGATTCCGAAACCGTATCTCAAAATGTACATCTTGACACAGTACAACTACACTTATGTGTCTGATGTGATGAATTTGAGGAACAAGAAGGAGATGATTACCCTCAACAAGCTCAAGCCGCATACCAATTACACCTTCTGTGTGGCATCTATTCGCAATTCTCAACGCTATAACCATACCTGTCTCCAGTTTTCCACACGAGCTCAAGACACATTCCCAACACCATCAACCACAACCCATTATATAATGACCATTGTTGGCTGTCTTTTTGGCATGCTAATTATCTTGGGCTTTGTTTATTATTGCCTCAGAAAAAAACGGGTGCATGATGAAAAGAAGAAGTCCATTTGTGTAAAGAAAACAATTCTGGAAATGCGCTATGGGCcagaggtggcagcagcagttgcAAATGATCCGGCGGCGGTCCACAAGCTGCAAGAGCAGTCCAGAGAGCAACATCAGTATCAACATCACCATGGAGGCAAGCTTCCAATGTCAACATCCTCCAGTTCAGGAATGCTCCACTCAGCTAACACCAGTTCCTCCAGACTTTCCTCTATTCCTCAAGTAGAAAAGATGGGTGCTGCGTTTTCAGAGGCCATGGGCACAAATAAAGGAAACTATATGGATGTGCGTAGTGGAATGGAGAGATTGGGAGACGGCGGACAtgcagggaggagagggctAGACTTGCGGGATGATGATGGAACCGATGTCTGCGATGACTCTGATGATGATGGGCGTGGGTCAGCGTCAGAAATTTCAACTATTGCAATGGAGGTGGACAAGGTTAACCAGATCATTAACAACTGCATTGATGCGCTTAAACTggatgctgctgcagttgcaaCATCAGGAGCTTCAAGCAACCCTACTGCTTCCTCTAAtcccacctccccacccccaactAGCACGGCTTCCCTTACGCGTGGCCTAATCCCACTGTCCCAAGGGTTGACAGAAACAGGTCATATCATTACCCCCAACAAAatacctgcaccacctccactcCCTGCTTTGAATGCACCTCTTTCTGAGCGCCCAGGGATCAGCGGTGGTGGTTTTGTTGTTAGTCCCCCCTACAGGCCTCCTCCCCCTGCCACTGCTGTACGTCCCATTCAACGGCAAATGAGTGCAGATGCCGCTATGGTTAATGTAAATGCAGTCAAAAAACAGTGCAGCACCACATCTTGTGGCTCAGCGGGTCAGGACAGAGACCGTGGAGGAGCTCGGGTATACAGCCTCGATGTTCCTGAGCCAAGGAGCCCAGATGCTTGCaatcagaaacagcagcagttccCAGAAAGGGCCAGCCCCGTGGGTTGTGGGGAGCCCCTTGAGAGGCTACCTTTGGTGGGAAGTGGGAGctgtggtggagggggtggtggtggttgcgACAGTGGTGGTGTTGGTGCCCAACATCAGGAAAACCAGAAGCCCTACCATTAccatcaacagcaacaaatgcaacaacaacatcagcaacagctgaaggtgcagcaggacTACCACTGCTCGGAGCACCGCCACTCTGTCCCTGCTCTATACTATGAGGGCTCCCACCAGGGTTCCCCTGCCCAGAGAGTCTCCTTCCTAAAGCCCCTGACGCGCTCCCGCAGAGACGCAGCATCCTATTCCCAACTTTCCCCTGCTCGCCACCATTCCAGTAACTCTGGCTACTCCT